In one window of Palaemon carinicauda isolate YSFRI2023 chromosome 2, ASM3689809v2, whole genome shotgun sequence DNA:
- the LOC137626819 gene encoding trypsin-1-like, whose amino-acid sequence MKAIIVCALFLVVVAGTPFRRVLLTDFVRKVQRTPKFTKIVGGKDADLCELKYQISLQDISFGFPFHLCGGSIIDENWILTAAHCFDEVDISAPDFLQVVTGEHNLIEDEGKEQTIVLKEIIIHEKYDKWTVANDIALLRLSTPIKFDDCSQPIALPEKDHLASGDCVVSGWGTLQEEGHPSDILQKATIPMMTDAECKTIFGQAEIDGCMICAGLVDGGIDACEGDSGGPLACHDTGATYLAGVVSWGYGCGRPGYPGVYAEVSCYVDWIKQHIMM is encoded by the exons GGACTCCTTTCAGACGGGTGCTACTTACAGACTTCGTTCGAAAGGTACAACGAACACCAAAGTTCACCAAGATAGTGGGAGGAAAGGATGCTGACCTGTGCGAACTGAAGTACCAGATAAGCCTACAGGACATTTCCTTCGGATTCCCTTTCCACCTGTGTGGAGGATCCATCATTGACGAGAATTGGATTTTAACAGCAGCTCATTGCTTTGATGAAGTGGACATCAGCGCGCCAGATTTCTTGCAG GTCGTAACTGGAGAGCATAACCTGATAGAGGACGAAGGTAAAGAACAGACCATCGTCTTAAAAGAAATCATAATTCACGAGAAATACGACAAATGGACCGTGGCCAACGACATCGCCCTCCTGAGACTCTCCACTCCCATCAAGTTCGACGATTGCTCCCAACCGATTGCCTTACCCGAGAAGGACCACTTGGCTTCTGGAGACTGCGTCGTTTCCGGCTGGGGAACCCTCCAAGAGGAAGGCCACCCATCTGACATTCTACAGAAGGCTACCATACCCATGATGACAGATGCAGAGTGCAAGACGATCTTCGGCCAGGCTGAAATCGACGGCTGTATGATCTGCGCTGGGCTTGTAGACGGAGGAATAGACGCATGTGAAGGAGATTCCGGCGGGCCGTTGGCTTGCCATGACACAGGCGCCACCTACTTAGCAGGCGTTGTCTCCTGGGGTTATGGCTGTGGCCGGCCTGGTTATCCTGGAGTCTATGCGGAAGTGTCCTGTTATGTCGATTGGATTAAGCAGCACATTATGATGTAG